The following are from one region of the Syngnathus acus chromosome 10, fSynAcu1.2, whole genome shotgun sequence genome:
- the ctc1 gene encoding CST complex subunit CTC1 isoform X3, with protein MDDMDAMQLFRAQCNPQSEAEAKWLEGLFHFVREYVWPLNSGPVPCSQTADEGVSHLSATVLKRIRGKMSSTHTLPISYRLVCVSELLSHQRLACVSNLSWSTSQERALAEEAAVALPGRRALPRAHLLLIGRLTHGRDGEWTLTDGGGNVGCMVVSPSPLWMGRLVFLPHWHYIPHDAPLQAQPEARGYVELIGSPVLLCPGPAQGLVAGAVAVKEAAALMHDRLQGLRLSIFGKVASVCPLLVISGTSFFFFMLSDETHTLPVLVKNSSRLWWAQCVSVGECVCVTALRVCVLRPWGGKNILCATEHSEMHKTHEQRCAPGEDAPSTMPLLPPSPSSQMSQPEECEVQSNDRTKQSKIISYQGTVTEVVSTGAGLYVMDSKLGLCLAYQPKLKRKLRAGDVLAIHHVHFLYRPCPDFPPSILCPCLRSTVTVTKFSAVLGSVPDRKCPDDGVLRRLLVERNLDVSRYMWTCHLCSQFRRSLLPNASQQCTCVLSWKVMEVAFGQGQRHRRDIYAEMLDEPHTCPLTQYDGDSVQHQYVSLSELQVSLQEDCWASLCLSSLLPPAGVGLTRPQMDAALAWSCRTLTSDSRRKLQPEETLRQRPLLLVGVLELPSGASQHTLQLRDRTGAIACVITQTTEKAAGGHGTSFNTAWIGCLICVQQFTMVTERFIQSNFPSYQHLDQHKYITYKQCSIYLQFSEDSIHILSPSAAMEMHLRNKGEDSGEEEEEKEDVARKQSQKDKDEDTKSSRPSSSSCVSVVLQVEQKNGVIWRENKEASFSITATVIGPVAAWGRDPKNRPMKAFETGNEKKVTVLCSGASARWFPLLQPGRFYRLVATGTHDVAVLAGNATLLVQSGWKFHTLTRPLLVPACQRSVCPATSTVSQVLDGCADVVSFQGFVSDRINLNDSTRDTGQSNVGARLTVCDQSGRSIHVFLNLNHNAYPPGMLPGNTLLLSAFRRRVSRSGHVYCSNIPVSWVAVLRVRDESRWEDRPPPPIMHLALWTQQSRTVGRVKGHVVCFLFMQLQWNCFECGSVYKQSGCSGQCPSPSAVFDCTAKLVMEDGTGEAHVHFTGALVRQVLGLNHPQWEGLQRAVKARGHIQVYPRGRSQACDDGLLDFLLLCAAAVKSLFLTCRIENQAKEEVKSLRSTKSNFLTKMAPPLKLTCLQIH; from the exons ATGGATGACATGGACGCAATGCAGCTGTTCCGGGCACAATGCAATCCGCAGAGTGAAGCC GAGGCCAAATGGTTAGAAGGACTATTTCACTTCGTCAGAGAGTATGTGTGGCCTCTAAATTCTGGCCCCGTACCCTGTTCTCAGACAG CTGATGAGGGTGTGTCTCACCTGAGTGCAACTGTGTTGAAGAGGATACGAGGGAAGATGtccagcacacacacgctgccCATCAGCTACAG GCTGGTGTGCGTCTCTGAGCTTCTCTCTCACCAGCGGCTGGCGTGCGTCAGTAACCTGTCTTGGAGCACCAGTCAGGAGCGTGCGTTAGCCGAGGAAGCGGCGGTGGCGCTCCCGGGTCGGCGGGCTCTTCCCCGGGCGCACCTCCTGCTGATCGGGCGCCTGACGCACGGCCGTGACGGAGAGTGGACATTGACAGACGGCGGCGGCAACGTTGGGTGCATG GTTGTCTCTCCCTCACCTTTGTGGATGGGTCGTCTGGTCTTCCTCCCCCACTGGCACTACATCCCCCACGATGCCCCCTTGCAAGCGCAGCCGGAAGCCCGAGGCTACGTGGAGCTGATTGGCTCTCCTGTGCTGCTGTGTCCCGGTCCTGCGCAGGGATTGGTCGCCGGTGCTGTCGCTGTCAAAGAAGCTGCGGCCTTAATGCACGACAG gtTGCAAGGATTGCGTCTGTCCATCTTCGGTAAAGTGGCTTCCGTCTGCCCCCTGCTGGTCATCTCAGGAacgtctttcttcttcttcatgctGTCAGacgaaacacacacactacctGTCCTGGTCAAG aaTAGCAGCAGGCTGTGGTGGGCACAGTGCGTGTCGGTCGGCGAGTGTGTATGCGTGACAGCGTTGCGTGTCTGTGTCTTACGACCGTGGGGAGGGAAGAACATCCTGTGTGCGACCGAGCACTCCGAAATGCACAAGACGCACGAGCAGCGGTGCGCCCCAGGCGAGGATGCGCCGTCAACCATGCCCCTCTTGCCGCCGTCTCCCTCATCACAAATGTCGCAGCCCGAGGAATGCGAGGTCCAATCTAATGACAGGACCAAACAGTCCAAAATCATCAGTTACCAG GGGACCGTCACAGAGGTGGTGAGCACGGGGGCGGGGCTTTACGTGATGGACAGTAAACTGGGACTGTGCCTGGCCTATCAGCCCAAGCTGAAGAGGAAGCTGCGAGCCGGCGACGTGCTGGCG ATCCATCACGTTCACTTCCTGTACCGGCCCTGTCCCGACTTCCCTCCCAGTATACTTTGCCCTTGCCTGCGCTCCACTGTGACGGTGACAAAGTTTAGCGCCGTTCTAGGCTCGGTCCCTGACAGAAAGTGTCCAGACGATGGCGTGTTGCGGCGGTTGCTGGTGGAGAGGAACCTGGATGTGTCCCGGTACATGTGGACGTGCCACCTGTGCTCCCAGTTTCGACGGAG CCTGCTCCCGAATGCGTCACAACAGTGCACGTGCGTGTTGTCATGGAAAGTGATGGAGGTCGCGTTTGGACAAGGGCAACGACACAGACGAGACATCTACGCCGAGATGTTGGACGAGCCTCACACGTGTCCGCTGACACAG TATGACGGTGACTCGGTGCAGCATCAGTATGTCAGCCTGTCAGAGCTCCAAGTGTCCCTCCAGGAGGACTGTTGGGCTTCCTTGTGTCTCAGCTCTCTGCTGCCACCTGCTGGAGTCGGTCTGACCCGACCTCAGATGGACGCCGCACTGGCCTGGTCGTGTAGAACTTTGACATCGGACTCAAGGCGCAAACTGCAGCCCGAAGAGACGCTCAG ACAGCGCCCCCTGCTGCTCGTGGGTGTACTGGAGCTGCCATCAGGTGCGTCCCAACATACGCTGCAGCTGAGAGACCGCACGGGGGCCATCGCCTGTGTCATCACGCAAACTACAGAGAAAGCGGCGGGAGGCCACGGCACGTCATTCAATACGGCGTGGATAG gttGTCTCATATGTGTCCAGCAGTTCACCATGGTAACAGAGCGATTCATTCAATCAAATTTCCCCTCCTACCAACACCTGGATCAACACAAGTACATCACATACAAACAGTGCag CATTTACCTCCAGTTCTCTGAGGACAGCATCCACATTTTGAGTCCATCTGCTGCCATGGAAATGCATCTGCGTAATAAAGGGGAGGATTCaggggaagaggaagaagagaaggaAGATGTGGCGAGGAAGCAAAGTCAAAAGGACAAGGATGAGGACACAAAGTCCTCGCGCCCTTCGTCTTCATCATGCGTCTCGGTGGTCCTCCAGGTGGAGCAGAAGAATGGCGTGATATGGCGGGAGAATAAGGAGGCGTCTTTCTCCATCACAGCGACTGTGATTGGGCCCGTGGCGGCCTGGGGGCGGGACCCCAAAAACCGGCCAATGAAAGCCTTTGAGACAGGAAATGAGAAAAAG gtGACCGTGTTGTGTTCAGGCGCGTCTGCTCGCTGGTTTCCTCTCCTGCAGCCGGGACGCTTCTACAGACTGGTCGCGACCGGCACCCAC GACGTCGCCGTTCTGGCGGGCAATGCCACACTGCTGGTCCAATCTGGGTGGAAGTTTCACACGTTGACACGGCCCCTCCTTGTACCCGCCTGCCAAAGGAGCGTCTGTCCTGCGACATCTACCGTGTCGCAAGTGTTGGATGGCTG tgcAGATGTAGTGTCTTTTCAGGGTTTTGTCTCAGACAGGATCAATCTGAATGACAGTACAAGGGATACTGGACAATCTAATGTTG gtgcACGTCTCACAGTGTGTGACCAAAGTGGAAGGAGCATCCATGTCTTCCTGAACTTGAACCATAACGCGTACCCGCCTGGGATGTTGCCAGGCAACACGCTGTTGCTGTCTGCGTTCCGCAGGAGGGTATCcag GTCAGGGCATGTATATTGCAGTAACATACCAGTCAGCTGGGTGGCAGTGCTGCGGGTTCGAGACGAGAG CAGGTGGGAGGACCGACCACCGCCTCCCATCATGCACCTGGCCCTGTGGACGCAGCAGAGCCGCACTGTGGGCCGGGTCAAAGGCCATGTGGTGTGTTTCCTCTTTATGCAGCTGCAGTGGAACTGCTTCGAGTGTGGCAGTGTGTACAAgcag TCTGGTTGCAGTGGTCAGTGTCCCTCACCATCAGCTGTCTTTGACTGCACCGCCAA GTTGGTCATGGAGGACGGCACAGGCGAAGCTCACGTGCACTTCACAGGGGCGCTTGTTCGCCAGGTGCTCGGGCTCAACCATCCCCAGTGGGAGGGACTTCAAAGAGCGGTGAAAGCCAGAGGACACATCCAAGTGTACCCCCGTGGGAGGAGCCAG GCGTGCGATGACGGGCTGCTTGACTTCCTGTTGTTGTGTGCTGCCGCCGTCAAATCGTTGTTTCTGACCTGCAGGATAGAAAACCAGGCCAAAGAAG AGGTCAAAAGTTTGAGAAGTACCAAAAGCAACTTCCTGACAAAGATGGCACCGCCCCTCAAGCTCACCTGTCTGCAAATACACTGA
- the ctc1 gene encoding CST complex subunit CTC1 isoform X2: protein MDDMDAMQLFRAQCNPQSEAEAKWLEGLFHFVREYVWPLNSGPVPCSQTADEGVSHLSATVLKRIRGKMSSTHTLPISYRLVCVSELLSHQRLACVSNLSWSTSQERALAEEAAVALPGRRALPRAHLLLIGRLTHGRDGEWTLTDGGGNVGCMVVSPSPLWMGRLVFLPHWHYIPHDAPLQAQPEARGYVELIGSPVLLCPGPAQGLVAGAVAVKEAAALMHDRLQGLRLSIFGKVASVCPLLVISGTSFFFFMLSDETHTLPVLVKNSSRLWWAQCVSVGECVCVTALRVCVLRPWGGKNILCATEHSEMHKTHEQRCAPGEDAPSTMPLLPPSPSSQMSQPEECEVQSNDRTKQSKIISYQGTVTEVVSTGAGLYVMDSKLGLCLAYQPKLKRKLRAGDVLAIHHVHFLYRPCPDFPPSILCPCLRSTVTVTKFSAVLGSVPDRKCPDDGVLRRLLVERNLDVSRYMWTCHLCSQFRRSLLPNASQQCTCVLSWKVMEVAFGQGQRHRRDIYAEMLDEPHTCPLTQYDGDSVQHQYVSLSELQVSLQEDCWASLCLSSLLPPAGVGLTRPQMDAALAWSCRTLTSDSRRKLQPEETLRQRPLLLVGVLELPSGASQHTLQLRDRTGAIACVITQTTEKAAGGHGTSFNTAWIGCLICVQQFTMVTERFIQSNFPSYQHLDQHKYITYKQCSIYLQFSEDSIHILSPSAAMEMHLRNKGEDSGEEEEEKEDVARKQSQKDKDEDTKSSRPSSSSCVSVVLQVEQKNGVIWRENKEASFSITATVIGPVAAWGRDPKNRPMKAFETGNEKKVTLAKPLGFTQSTMCACVQVTVLCSGASARWFPLLQPGRFYRLVATGTHDVAVLAGNATLLVQSGWKFHTLTRPLLVPACQRSVCPATSTVSQVLDGCADVVSFQGFVSDRINLNDSTRDTGQSNVGARLTVCDQSGRSIHVFLNLNHNAYPPGMLPGNTLLLSAFRRRVSRSGHVYCSNIPVSWVAVLRVRDERWEDRPPPPIMHLALWTQQSRTVGRVKGHVVCFLFMQLQWNCFECGSVYKQSGCSGQCPSPSAVFDCTAKLVMEDGTGEAHVHFTGALVRQVLGLNHPQWEGLQRAVKARGHIQVYPRGRSQACDDGLLDFLLLCAAAVKSLFLTCRIENQAKEEVKSLRSTKSNFLTKMAPPLKLTCLQIH, encoded by the exons ATGGATGACATGGACGCAATGCAGCTGTTCCGGGCACAATGCAATCCGCAGAGTGAAGCC GAGGCCAAATGGTTAGAAGGACTATTTCACTTCGTCAGAGAGTATGTGTGGCCTCTAAATTCTGGCCCCGTACCCTGTTCTCAGACAG CTGATGAGGGTGTGTCTCACCTGAGTGCAACTGTGTTGAAGAGGATACGAGGGAAGATGtccagcacacacacgctgccCATCAGCTACAG GCTGGTGTGCGTCTCTGAGCTTCTCTCTCACCAGCGGCTGGCGTGCGTCAGTAACCTGTCTTGGAGCACCAGTCAGGAGCGTGCGTTAGCCGAGGAAGCGGCGGTGGCGCTCCCGGGTCGGCGGGCTCTTCCCCGGGCGCACCTCCTGCTGATCGGGCGCCTGACGCACGGCCGTGACGGAGAGTGGACATTGACAGACGGCGGCGGCAACGTTGGGTGCATG GTTGTCTCTCCCTCACCTTTGTGGATGGGTCGTCTGGTCTTCCTCCCCCACTGGCACTACATCCCCCACGATGCCCCCTTGCAAGCGCAGCCGGAAGCCCGAGGCTACGTGGAGCTGATTGGCTCTCCTGTGCTGCTGTGTCCCGGTCCTGCGCAGGGATTGGTCGCCGGTGCTGTCGCTGTCAAAGAAGCTGCGGCCTTAATGCACGACAG gtTGCAAGGATTGCGTCTGTCCATCTTCGGTAAAGTGGCTTCCGTCTGCCCCCTGCTGGTCATCTCAGGAacgtctttcttcttcttcatgctGTCAGacgaaacacacacactacctGTCCTGGTCAAG aaTAGCAGCAGGCTGTGGTGGGCACAGTGCGTGTCGGTCGGCGAGTGTGTATGCGTGACAGCGTTGCGTGTCTGTGTCTTACGACCGTGGGGAGGGAAGAACATCCTGTGTGCGACCGAGCACTCCGAAATGCACAAGACGCACGAGCAGCGGTGCGCCCCAGGCGAGGATGCGCCGTCAACCATGCCCCTCTTGCCGCCGTCTCCCTCATCACAAATGTCGCAGCCCGAGGAATGCGAGGTCCAATCTAATGACAGGACCAAACAGTCCAAAATCATCAGTTACCAG GGGACCGTCACAGAGGTGGTGAGCACGGGGGCGGGGCTTTACGTGATGGACAGTAAACTGGGACTGTGCCTGGCCTATCAGCCCAAGCTGAAGAGGAAGCTGCGAGCCGGCGACGTGCTGGCG ATCCATCACGTTCACTTCCTGTACCGGCCCTGTCCCGACTTCCCTCCCAGTATACTTTGCCCTTGCCTGCGCTCCACTGTGACGGTGACAAAGTTTAGCGCCGTTCTAGGCTCGGTCCCTGACAGAAAGTGTCCAGACGATGGCGTGTTGCGGCGGTTGCTGGTGGAGAGGAACCTGGATGTGTCCCGGTACATGTGGACGTGCCACCTGTGCTCCCAGTTTCGACGGAG CCTGCTCCCGAATGCGTCACAACAGTGCACGTGCGTGTTGTCATGGAAAGTGATGGAGGTCGCGTTTGGACAAGGGCAACGACACAGACGAGACATCTACGCCGAGATGTTGGACGAGCCTCACACGTGTCCGCTGACACAG TATGACGGTGACTCGGTGCAGCATCAGTATGTCAGCCTGTCAGAGCTCCAAGTGTCCCTCCAGGAGGACTGTTGGGCTTCCTTGTGTCTCAGCTCTCTGCTGCCACCTGCTGGAGTCGGTCTGACCCGACCTCAGATGGACGCCGCACTGGCCTGGTCGTGTAGAACTTTGACATCGGACTCAAGGCGCAAACTGCAGCCCGAAGAGACGCTCAG ACAGCGCCCCCTGCTGCTCGTGGGTGTACTGGAGCTGCCATCAGGTGCGTCCCAACATACGCTGCAGCTGAGAGACCGCACGGGGGCCATCGCCTGTGTCATCACGCAAACTACAGAGAAAGCGGCGGGAGGCCACGGCACGTCATTCAATACGGCGTGGATAG gttGTCTCATATGTGTCCAGCAGTTCACCATGGTAACAGAGCGATTCATTCAATCAAATTTCCCCTCCTACCAACACCTGGATCAACACAAGTACATCACATACAAACAGTGCag CATTTACCTCCAGTTCTCTGAGGACAGCATCCACATTTTGAGTCCATCTGCTGCCATGGAAATGCATCTGCGTAATAAAGGGGAGGATTCaggggaagaggaagaagagaaggaAGATGTGGCGAGGAAGCAAAGTCAAAAGGACAAGGATGAGGACACAAAGTCCTCGCGCCCTTCGTCTTCATCATGCGTCTCGGTGGTCCTCCAGGTGGAGCAGAAGAATGGCGTGATATGGCGGGAGAATAAGGAGGCGTCTTTCTCCATCACAGCGACTGTGATTGGGCCCGTGGCGGCCTGGGGGCGGGACCCCAAAAACCGGCCAATGAAAGCCTTTGAGACAGGAAATGAGAAAAAGGTGACGTTAGCAAAGCCTTTGGGCTTTACCCAATCaacaatgtgtgcgtgtgtgcaggtGACCGTGTTGTGTTCAGGCGCGTCTGCTCGCTGGTTTCCTCTCCTGCAGCCGGGACGCTTCTACAGACTGGTCGCGACCGGCACCCAC GACGTCGCCGTTCTGGCGGGCAATGCCACACTGCTGGTCCAATCTGGGTGGAAGTTTCACACGTTGACACGGCCCCTCCTTGTACCCGCCTGCCAAAGGAGCGTCTGTCCTGCGACATCTACCGTGTCGCAAGTGTTGGATGGCTG tgcAGATGTAGTGTCTTTTCAGGGTTTTGTCTCAGACAGGATCAATCTGAATGACAGTACAAGGGATACTGGACAATCTAATGTTG gtgcACGTCTCACAGTGTGTGACCAAAGTGGAAGGAGCATCCATGTCTTCCTGAACTTGAACCATAACGCGTACCCGCCTGGGATGTTGCCAGGCAACACGCTGTTGCTGTCTGCGTTCCGCAGGAGGGTATCcag GTCAGGGCATGTATATTGCAGTAACATACCAGTCAGCTGGGTGGCAGTGCTGCGGGTTCGAGACGAGAG GTGGGAGGACCGACCACCGCCTCCCATCATGCACCTGGCCCTGTGGACGCAGCAGAGCCGCACTGTGGGCCGGGTCAAAGGCCATGTGGTGTGTTTCCTCTTTATGCAGCTGCAGTGGAACTGCTTCGAGTGTGGCAGTGTGTACAAgcag TCTGGTTGCAGTGGTCAGTGTCCCTCACCATCAGCTGTCTTTGACTGCACCGCCAA GTTGGTCATGGAGGACGGCACAGGCGAAGCTCACGTGCACTTCACAGGGGCGCTTGTTCGCCAGGTGCTCGGGCTCAACCATCCCCAGTGGGAGGGACTTCAAAGAGCGGTGAAAGCCAGAGGACACATCCAAGTGTACCCCCGTGGGAGGAGCCAG GCGTGCGATGACGGGCTGCTTGACTTCCTGTTGTTGTGTGCTGCCGCCGTCAAATCGTTGTTTCTGACCTGCAGGATAGAAAACCAGGCCAAAGAAG AGGTCAAAAGTTTGAGAAGTACCAAAAGCAACTTCCTGACAAAGATGGCACCGCCCCTCAAGCTCACCTGTCTGCAAATACACTGA
- the ctc1 gene encoding CST complex subunit CTC1 isoform X1 gives MDDMDAMQLFRAQCNPQSEAEAKWLEGLFHFVREYVWPLNSGPVPCSQTADEGVSHLSATVLKRIRGKMSSTHTLPISYRLVCVSELLSHQRLACVSNLSWSTSQERALAEEAAVALPGRRALPRAHLLLIGRLTHGRDGEWTLTDGGGNVGCMVVSPSPLWMGRLVFLPHWHYIPHDAPLQAQPEARGYVELIGSPVLLCPGPAQGLVAGAVAVKEAAALMHDRLQGLRLSIFGKVASVCPLLVISGTSFFFFMLSDETHTLPVLVKNSSRLWWAQCVSVGECVCVTALRVCVLRPWGGKNILCATEHSEMHKTHEQRCAPGEDAPSTMPLLPPSPSSQMSQPEECEVQSNDRTKQSKIISYQGTVTEVVSTGAGLYVMDSKLGLCLAYQPKLKRKLRAGDVLAIHHVHFLYRPCPDFPPSILCPCLRSTVTVTKFSAVLGSVPDRKCPDDGVLRRLLVERNLDVSRYMWTCHLCSQFRRSLLPNASQQCTCVLSWKVMEVAFGQGQRHRRDIYAEMLDEPHTCPLTQYDGDSVQHQYVSLSELQVSLQEDCWASLCLSSLLPPAGVGLTRPQMDAALAWSCRTLTSDSRRKLQPEETLRQRPLLLVGVLELPSGASQHTLQLRDRTGAIACVITQTTEKAAGGHGTSFNTAWIGCLICVQQFTMVTERFIQSNFPSYQHLDQHKYITYKQCSIYLQFSEDSIHILSPSAAMEMHLRNKGEDSGEEEEEKEDVARKQSQKDKDEDTKSSRPSSSSCVSVVLQVEQKNGVIWRENKEASFSITATVIGPVAAWGRDPKNRPMKAFETGNEKKVTLAKPLGFTQSTMCACVQVTVLCSGASARWFPLLQPGRFYRLVATGTHDVAVLAGNATLLVQSGWKFHTLTRPLLVPACQRSVCPATSTVSQVLDGCADVVSFQGFVSDRINLNDSTRDTGQSNVGARLTVCDQSGRSIHVFLNLNHNAYPPGMLPGNTLLLSAFRRRVSRSGHVYCSNIPVSWVAVLRVRDESRWEDRPPPPIMHLALWTQQSRTVGRVKGHVVCFLFMQLQWNCFECGSVYKQSGCSGQCPSPSAVFDCTAKLVMEDGTGEAHVHFTGALVRQVLGLNHPQWEGLQRAVKARGHIQVYPRGRSQACDDGLLDFLLLCAAAVKSLFLTCRIENQAKEEVKSLRSTKSNFLTKMAPPLKLTCLQIH, from the exons ATGGATGACATGGACGCAATGCAGCTGTTCCGGGCACAATGCAATCCGCAGAGTGAAGCC GAGGCCAAATGGTTAGAAGGACTATTTCACTTCGTCAGAGAGTATGTGTGGCCTCTAAATTCTGGCCCCGTACCCTGTTCTCAGACAG CTGATGAGGGTGTGTCTCACCTGAGTGCAACTGTGTTGAAGAGGATACGAGGGAAGATGtccagcacacacacgctgccCATCAGCTACAG GCTGGTGTGCGTCTCTGAGCTTCTCTCTCACCAGCGGCTGGCGTGCGTCAGTAACCTGTCTTGGAGCACCAGTCAGGAGCGTGCGTTAGCCGAGGAAGCGGCGGTGGCGCTCCCGGGTCGGCGGGCTCTTCCCCGGGCGCACCTCCTGCTGATCGGGCGCCTGACGCACGGCCGTGACGGAGAGTGGACATTGACAGACGGCGGCGGCAACGTTGGGTGCATG GTTGTCTCTCCCTCACCTTTGTGGATGGGTCGTCTGGTCTTCCTCCCCCACTGGCACTACATCCCCCACGATGCCCCCTTGCAAGCGCAGCCGGAAGCCCGAGGCTACGTGGAGCTGATTGGCTCTCCTGTGCTGCTGTGTCCCGGTCCTGCGCAGGGATTGGTCGCCGGTGCTGTCGCTGTCAAAGAAGCTGCGGCCTTAATGCACGACAG gtTGCAAGGATTGCGTCTGTCCATCTTCGGTAAAGTGGCTTCCGTCTGCCCCCTGCTGGTCATCTCAGGAacgtctttcttcttcttcatgctGTCAGacgaaacacacacactacctGTCCTGGTCAAG aaTAGCAGCAGGCTGTGGTGGGCACAGTGCGTGTCGGTCGGCGAGTGTGTATGCGTGACAGCGTTGCGTGTCTGTGTCTTACGACCGTGGGGAGGGAAGAACATCCTGTGTGCGACCGAGCACTCCGAAATGCACAAGACGCACGAGCAGCGGTGCGCCCCAGGCGAGGATGCGCCGTCAACCATGCCCCTCTTGCCGCCGTCTCCCTCATCACAAATGTCGCAGCCCGAGGAATGCGAGGTCCAATCTAATGACAGGACCAAACAGTCCAAAATCATCAGTTACCAG GGGACCGTCACAGAGGTGGTGAGCACGGGGGCGGGGCTTTACGTGATGGACAGTAAACTGGGACTGTGCCTGGCCTATCAGCCCAAGCTGAAGAGGAAGCTGCGAGCCGGCGACGTGCTGGCG ATCCATCACGTTCACTTCCTGTACCGGCCCTGTCCCGACTTCCCTCCCAGTATACTTTGCCCTTGCCTGCGCTCCACTGTGACGGTGACAAAGTTTAGCGCCGTTCTAGGCTCGGTCCCTGACAGAAAGTGTCCAGACGATGGCGTGTTGCGGCGGTTGCTGGTGGAGAGGAACCTGGATGTGTCCCGGTACATGTGGACGTGCCACCTGTGCTCCCAGTTTCGACGGAG CCTGCTCCCGAATGCGTCACAACAGTGCACGTGCGTGTTGTCATGGAAAGTGATGGAGGTCGCGTTTGGACAAGGGCAACGACACAGACGAGACATCTACGCCGAGATGTTGGACGAGCCTCACACGTGTCCGCTGACACAG TATGACGGTGACTCGGTGCAGCATCAGTATGTCAGCCTGTCAGAGCTCCAAGTGTCCCTCCAGGAGGACTGTTGGGCTTCCTTGTGTCTCAGCTCTCTGCTGCCACCTGCTGGAGTCGGTCTGACCCGACCTCAGATGGACGCCGCACTGGCCTGGTCGTGTAGAACTTTGACATCGGACTCAAGGCGCAAACTGCAGCCCGAAGAGACGCTCAG ACAGCGCCCCCTGCTGCTCGTGGGTGTACTGGAGCTGCCATCAGGTGCGTCCCAACATACGCTGCAGCTGAGAGACCGCACGGGGGCCATCGCCTGTGTCATCACGCAAACTACAGAGAAAGCGGCGGGAGGCCACGGCACGTCATTCAATACGGCGTGGATAG gttGTCTCATATGTGTCCAGCAGTTCACCATGGTAACAGAGCGATTCATTCAATCAAATTTCCCCTCCTACCAACACCTGGATCAACACAAGTACATCACATACAAACAGTGCag CATTTACCTCCAGTTCTCTGAGGACAGCATCCACATTTTGAGTCCATCTGCTGCCATGGAAATGCATCTGCGTAATAAAGGGGAGGATTCaggggaagaggaagaagagaaggaAGATGTGGCGAGGAAGCAAAGTCAAAAGGACAAGGATGAGGACACAAAGTCCTCGCGCCCTTCGTCTTCATCATGCGTCTCGGTGGTCCTCCAGGTGGAGCAGAAGAATGGCGTGATATGGCGGGAGAATAAGGAGGCGTCTTTCTCCATCACAGCGACTGTGATTGGGCCCGTGGCGGCCTGGGGGCGGGACCCCAAAAACCGGCCAATGAAAGCCTTTGAGACAGGAAATGAGAAAAAGGTGACGTTAGCAAAGCCTTTGGGCTTTACCCAATCaacaatgtgtgcgtgtgtgcaggtGACCGTGTTGTGTTCAGGCGCGTCTGCTCGCTGGTTTCCTCTCCTGCAGCCGGGACGCTTCTACAGACTGGTCGCGACCGGCACCCAC GACGTCGCCGTTCTGGCGGGCAATGCCACACTGCTGGTCCAATCTGGGTGGAAGTTTCACACGTTGACACGGCCCCTCCTTGTACCCGCCTGCCAAAGGAGCGTCTGTCCTGCGACATCTACCGTGTCGCAAGTGTTGGATGGCTG tgcAGATGTAGTGTCTTTTCAGGGTTTTGTCTCAGACAGGATCAATCTGAATGACAGTACAAGGGATACTGGACAATCTAATGTTG gtgcACGTCTCACAGTGTGTGACCAAAGTGGAAGGAGCATCCATGTCTTCCTGAACTTGAACCATAACGCGTACCCGCCTGGGATGTTGCCAGGCAACACGCTGTTGCTGTCTGCGTTCCGCAGGAGGGTATCcag GTCAGGGCATGTATATTGCAGTAACATACCAGTCAGCTGGGTGGCAGTGCTGCGGGTTCGAGACGAGAG CAGGTGGGAGGACCGACCACCGCCTCCCATCATGCACCTGGCCCTGTGGACGCAGCAGAGCCGCACTGTGGGCCGGGTCAAAGGCCATGTGGTGTGTTTCCTCTTTATGCAGCTGCAGTGGAACTGCTTCGAGTGTGGCAGTGTGTACAAgcag TCTGGTTGCAGTGGTCAGTGTCCCTCACCATCAGCTGTCTTTGACTGCACCGCCAA GTTGGTCATGGAGGACGGCACAGGCGAAGCTCACGTGCACTTCACAGGGGCGCTTGTTCGCCAGGTGCTCGGGCTCAACCATCCCCAGTGGGAGGGACTTCAAAGAGCGGTGAAAGCCAGAGGACACATCCAAGTGTACCCCCGTGGGAGGAGCCAG GCGTGCGATGACGGGCTGCTTGACTTCCTGTTGTTGTGTGCTGCCGCCGTCAAATCGTTGTTTCTGACCTGCAGGATAGAAAACCAGGCCAAAGAAG AGGTCAAAAGTTTGAGAAGTACCAAAAGCAACTTCCTGACAAAGATGGCACCGCCCCTCAAGCTCACCTGTCTGCAAATACACTGA